ATTCATCAATATAACGTTCAGCAGTTGGATAAGGCAAGGCAAGCTCCTCTTCAACCGTGCGTACAGAAATAAGTGGCCGGGCAAAAAGAAGATCCACAACCTGGAGTAAACGAGCTGCAGAGCGCCCTTGCTGGAAGCGCTGGCGATAATTCTCTCTCAGATCGTTGATACGCTTAACACGCGCTGCCGCATCGATTGCTTGAGAGGAAACACCATTTAAGAAAAAGCTCAACCAAGAATTCCAATTCCCTTTTTCAGAAACGCCACGCAGATTGGCATAATAATCAGGCCGGTTGGTTTCAAAAAAAGCGCTCAAATATAATAAAGGCTGAGGCAGCAAATTCCAAGCGCACAACAGTATAGAAATCAACAGCCGGCCCAATCGTCCATTACCATCCGGAAAAGGATGGATGGCTTCAAATTGATAATGAATTAAGCCCAAACGGATCAGTGGAGGAAGATTGGATGACTCATTGATGTACAACTCCAATTGTTGCAATGCCTCCATCATTTCTTTGGGTGGGGGCGGAACATAAGTGGCAGTGGCAAGGCTGCTCCCTGGAGGACCAATAAAATTCTGGCCTTGTCTGAATTCACCCGCTCGGAACTGTTCCCCACGCACCCCTTCCAGAAGGATACCGTGCAATTCACGGATCAGACGTAAACTTACGGGTAAGCTGCTCATCCGCTCGAGGCCATATTCCAAAGCGCGTACATAATTATG
The Dehalobacter sp. genome window above contains:
- a CDS encoding Fic family protein, translated to MNPEDFQENTSGHLISIPEGGFAYVPNPLPPRNLTWDSGLIEVLSLADRALGELAGIGRSLPNPHLLVRPFLRREAVLSSRIEGTQASLADVLAYEAIQLPLFDAPDDVREVHNYVRALEYGLERMSSLPVSLRLIRELHGILLEGVRGEQFRAGEFRQGQNFIGPPGSSLATATYVPPPPKEMMEALQQLELYINESSNLPPLIRLGLIHYQFEAIHPFPDGNGRLGRLLISILLCAWNLLPQPLLYLSAFFETNRPDYYANLRGVSEKGNWNSWLSFFLNGVSSQAIDAAARVKRINDLRENYRQRFQQGRSAARLLQVVDLLFARPLISVRTVEEELALPYPTAERYIDELVKQGILEGTGKARNRVFRANEILQVIEKSV